One Sediminicola sp. YIK13 DNA segment encodes these proteins:
- a CDS encoding DUF2891 domain-containing protein — translation MKCKCTLCLIFIALFLSCKEDPKPKLQESPISKSPILTLSEANMLAELPLTCLEVEYPNKLGQTLNDSTHLRSPKSLHPAFFGCFDWHSSVHGHWSLVSLLKQFPDLGKAGVIREKLTESLSQENIAQEMAYFEMTGNISFERTYGWAWVLKLSEELHTWDDPMAKELEYNLEPLTRFIVASYESFLPKLIYPIRVGEHSNTAFGLSLAWDYAVAVNDVLLMKSIKDAVDRFYTNDKGCPMEWEPSGYDFLSPCLEEINLVRKVYAKEAFKKWLDTFMPQLKDPDFWLEPGKVADRTDGKLVHLDGLNFSRAWCLYGIAETLPEYEHLKNIANTHINYSLPKIVDDNYEGTHWLGTFALYSLNKTK, via the coding sequence ATGAAGTGTAAATGTACATTGTGCCTAATCTTTATAGCGTTATTTTTAAGTTGCAAAGAGGATCCTAAGCCTAAACTTCAGGAATCACCTATTTCCAAGAGCCCTATTTTAACTTTATCTGAGGCCAATATGCTGGCAGAACTGCCTTTGACTTGTTTAGAGGTCGAATACCCGAATAAACTTGGGCAAACCTTGAACGATTCAACGCATTTGAGAAGTCCAAAATCTTTACATCCCGCTTTCTTTGGGTGTTTTGACTGGCATTCGTCCGTGCACGGACATTGGTCCCTTGTTTCTTTGCTAAAACAATTTCCAGACCTTGGAAAGGCAGGGGTTATTCGTGAAAAACTAACGGAATCGTTATCGCAAGAAAACATAGCACAAGAAATGGCCTATTTTGAGATGACTGGGAACATTTCTTTTGAACGCACCTATGGTTGGGCCTGGGTATTGAAACTTTCGGAAGAATTACATACTTGGGACGATCCCATGGCAAAGGAATTGGAATATAACCTGGAGCCACTTACGAGATTCATTGTAGCATCTTATGAATCCTTTTTGCCAAAATTAATTTATCCTATTAGAGTAGGTGAGCATTCCAATACAGCTTTTGGACTTTCCCTCGCTTGGGACTATGCAGTTGCTGTCAATGATGTGTTATTGATGAAATCGATCAAAGATGCTGTAGACCGCTTTTATACTAATGATAAGGGCTGTCCCATGGAGTGGGAACCAAGTGGATACGATTTCCTTTCCCCTTGCCTGGAGGAAATTAATTTGGTGCGCAAAGTGTATGCCAAGGAAGCCTTCAAGAAATGGTTGGATACTTTTATGCCTCAGTTAAAAGACCCTGATTTTTGGTTGGAACCGGGTAAAGTAGCAGATAGGACCGACGGGAAACTGGTGCATTTGGATGGACTTAATTTTAGCAGGGCTTGGTGTTTATATGGAATTGCCGAAACACTGCCCGAATATGAACATTTAAAAAATATAGCAAATACCCATATCAACTATTCCCTGCCCAAAATAGTGGACGATAATTATGAGGGTACACATTGGTTGGGAACTTTTGCCCTGTACTCATTAAATAAAACCAAGTAA
- a CDS encoding Nramp family divalent metal transporter produces MFKKIGPGVLVAAAFIGPGTVTACTLAGVQFGFTLLWAMLLSVIATIVLQEMSARLGIITQKGLADVIKEQIQIPLFRNLVIGIILGAIVIGNTAYEGGNIGGATLGLEAIFGREYVTFYPFIIGAIAFSILYLGNYKMLEKVLVTLVIVMSLSFLLTAIITKPNILEVFQGMLVPTMPENSIFTVIALVGTTVVPYNLFLHASLVSEKWKTKEDLKTARKDTFISITLGGMVSMAIIIAATTIPKGDISSVLDLAKGLEPLYGNGARYFMGIGLFAAGITSAITAPLAAAYVVNSCFGWKAGLKDLKFKLVWMTIIILGVLSLTFGITPIEIIQFAQVTNGLLLPVIAIFLVWVANKVAIMGSYKNSTAQNVLAIFIILLVILLGMKSILKVAGLF; encoded by the coding sequence ATGTTTAAAAAAATTGGTCCAGGTGTTTTGGTTGCCGCAGCATTTATTGGTCCGGGTACGGTTACAGCTTGCACGTTGGCAGGGGTGCAATTTGGTTTTACCTTGTTATGGGCCATGTTACTTTCCGTAATAGCCACCATTGTACTTCAGGAAATGTCGGCCAGATTGGGAATTATTACCCAAAAAGGCCTTGCGGACGTCATTAAAGAACAAATACAAATACCATTATTTCGAAATTTGGTTATCGGGATAATCTTGGGGGCCATTGTCATTGGAAACACCGCTTACGAAGGAGGGAATATAGGTGGGGCCACCTTAGGGTTAGAAGCTATTTTTGGAAGGGAATACGTCACCTTCTATCCCTTTATCATAGGGGCTATTGCATTTTCAATTCTGTATTTGGGAAATTATAAAATGTTGGAAAAGGTTTTGGTCACCTTGGTCATCGTGATGAGCCTTTCCTTTTTATTGACCGCAATCATCACCAAACCCAATATTCTTGAGGTCTTCCAGGGTATGCTTGTACCCACTATGCCAGAGAATAGTATATTTACCGTAATAGCGTTGGTAGGGACCACCGTAGTCCCGTATAATCTTTTTTTGCATGCTTCGTTGGTCAGTGAAAAATGGAAAACCAAGGAAGATTTGAAAACAGCCAGAAAGGATACCTTTATATCAATTACTTTGGGAGGAATGGTATCCATGGCCATTATCATAGCAGCTACTACTATTCCCAAAGGCGATATTTCTTCTGTTTTGGATTTGGCAAAAGGTTTGGAGCCATTGTATGGCAACGGGGCCAGGTATTTTATGGGAATAGGCTTGTTTGCTGCCGGTATTACTTCGGCAATTACCGCACCCTTGGCAGCAGCTTATGTGGTGAATAGCTGTTTTGGATGGAAAGCTGGCTTAAAAGACCTAAAATTTAAACTGGTGTGGATGACCATAATAATTTTAGGCGTCCTTTCATTGACCTTCGGTATTACCCCGATAGAAATTATACAATTCGCACAGGTAACCAATGGACTTTTATTACCTGTAATAGCCATCTTTTTAGTGTGGGTGGCCAATAAGGTAGCCATCATGGGATCCTACAAAAATTCAACTGCACAAAATGTACTTGCTATTTTTATAATTTTATTGGTTATACTTTTGGGAATGAAAAGTATTTTGAAGGTAGCTGGACTTTTTTAG
- the pxpA gene encoding 5-oxoprolinase subunit PxpA: protein MEMKFIDINCDVGEGIGNEEALFPFITSCNIACGGHAGNEQIMNEIVVLAKKHQVKIGAHPSYPDKDNFGRVSMSIPIEALKSSIREQVTALVSILETQGLHLHHIKAHGALYNDIAKDRALASFFLEAVEPFKEGVYLYVPFESVLEEEALKRDFKTMVEAFGDRNYNPDLTLVSRNSPNAIIQDPKEVLDHITEMVKNKRVKTLEGIAQNITAETYCIHGDTPSALQILTYLSEELPKQQIYLKK, encoded by the coding sequence ATGGAAATGAAATTTATAGATATCAATTGTGACGTTGGGGAAGGAATAGGAAACGAAGAAGCTCTGTTTCCTTTTATAACCTCATGTAATATAGCATGTGGTGGTCATGCTGGGAATGAGCAGATCATGAATGAAATAGTGGTTTTAGCAAAAAAGCACCAAGTGAAAATTGGGGCCCACCCCTCGTATCCCGACAAAGATAATTTTGGACGAGTATCCATGTCCATACCTATTGAAGCTTTAAAAAGCTCCATTAGAGAACAAGTAACTGCCTTGGTTTCTATTTTGGAAACCCAAGGGTTGCACTTGCATCACATAAAAGCGCATGGGGCCTTATATAATGATATCGCCAAGGACAGAGCTTTGGCTTCTTTTTTCCTTGAAGCCGTAGAGCCGTTTAAGGAAGGGGTTTACCTATATGTGCCCTTTGAATCTGTTTTAGAGGAGGAAGCATTAAAGCGTGACTTTAAGACAATGGTGGAGGCATTTGGAGACCGAAATTATAATCCAGACCTTACATTGGTTTCAAGAAATTCCCCCAATGCTATTATCCAAGATCCCAAGGAAGTCTTGGATCATATTACGGAAATGGTTAAAAATAAAAGGGTTAAGACCTTGGAAGGGATAGCTCAAAATATTACAGCAGAAACCTATTGTATTCATGGAGATACCCCATCAGCATTACAAATATTAACGTATCTTTCAGAAGAATTGCCCAAACAACAGATCTATTTAAAAAAGTGA
- the pxpB gene encoding 5-oxoprolinase subunit PxpB — translation MSPYIISIRPFGDFAVLVEWPNIVEEQILNDILDFIHHLKTNHLNEKEWEMVPAYNSLALIHRAGKIEYKTFSKELKEWYSQKSGDYAIEKYLWELPVCYEGDFAVDLMEVAEKLGMSPKEIISLHTKHIYTVYGIGFLPGFMYLGGLPQSLEIVRRETPRLKVEQGSVGLAGKQTGIYPQESPGGWNIIGNCPVPLFNKDNENPCFVNVGDKIKFYSITKGEHDLLKLQGEVGIYKLKKTKVDA, via the coding sequence GTGAGCCCTTATATAATTTCTATTCGCCCTTTTGGGGATTTTGCCGTACTCGTTGAGTGGCCCAATATAGTTGAAGAGCAAATCTTGAACGATATCCTTGATTTTATTCACCATTTAAAAACCAATCACCTTAATGAAAAGGAATGGGAAATGGTCCCAGCCTATAATTCCCTGGCTCTTATTCATCGAGCAGGAAAAATAGAATATAAGACCTTCAGTAAAGAACTAAAAGAATGGTATTCCCAAAAATCAGGGGACTATGCAATAGAAAAATACCTTTGGGAACTACCAGTTTGTTATGAAGGGGATTTTGCGGTTGATTTGATGGAGGTAGCCGAAAAATTGGGCATGTCTCCGAAGGAAATCATTTCCTTGCATACAAAACATATTTACACGGTTTATGGCATTGGTTTTCTCCCAGGATTTATGTATTTGGGAGGATTGCCCCAATCCTTGGAAATTGTCAGAAGAGAAACCCCTAGGTTAAAAGTGGAACAAGGATCAGTTGGGCTCGCCGGAAAACAGACAGGGATTTATCCTCAAGAATCACCGGGAGGCTGGAACATTATCGGGAATTGTCCCGTTCCCTTGTTCAATAAGGATAATGAAAACCCTTGTTTTGTAAATGTTGGGGATAAAATTAAATTTTATTCCATCACCAAGGGAGAGCATGACCTGCTAAAATTACAAGGAGAAGTGGGAATTTATAAATTGAAAAAAACTAAGGTGGATGCTTAA
- a CDS encoding biotin-dependent carboxyltransferase family protein produces MLKVIKSGFFTTVQDTGRFNYRNKGVPISGVMDSFSYAIVNMLLENDKKAAVLEITMTGPTLEFELDTYIVAGGAELPMSLNGQTIKNFKVHKIQAGDIVSFGKLDHGMRSYLAIKEGFKTPIVLGSRSYYKPLTKSSRIKEYDQLPYDECKNFTPKLQELKTHSLLKETVLEVFEGPEYRLLTEQQKKTLFGNDFTVAKENNRMAYQLNETIDGHGISMLTSATLPGTVQLTPSGKVIILMKDGQTTGGYPRILQLSEKSISILAQKRYLDELSFQLI; encoded by the coding sequence ATGCTTAAGGTTATAAAGTCTGGTTTTTTTACAACAGTACAGGATACTGGCAGGTTCAACTATAGGAACAAAGGGGTGCCCATTAGTGGGGTCATGGACTCTTTTTCCTATGCCATTGTAAATATGCTGTTGGAGAATGATAAAAAGGCGGCAGTATTGGAAATTACCATGACCGGCCCAACATTGGAATTTGAGTTGGACACCTACATTGTTGCTGGGGGGGCAGAATTACCTATGAGCTTGAATGGCCAAACCATAAAAAATTTCAAGGTTCATAAGATTCAGGCTGGGGATATTGTTTCCTTTGGGAAACTGGACCATGGAATGAGGTCTTATTTGGCAATAAAAGAAGGTTTTAAAACACCTATTGTTCTTGGTAGCCGTTCCTACTATAAACCCTTGACCAAATCTTCTCGTATAAAGGAATATGATCAGTTACCATACGATGAATGCAAAAACTTTACCCCTAAATTACAAGAATTAAAAACACATTCTCTCCTTAAAGAAACAGTATTGGAGGTTTTTGAAGGACCAGAATACAGGTTGTTGACAGAGCAACAAAAGAAGACTTTGTTTGGGAATGATTTTACCGTTGCCAAAGAAAATAACCGAATGGCCTATCAGCTAAACGAAACCATAGATGGGCACGGAATCTCAATGCTTACATCAGCAACCCTTCCCGGAACAGTACAGCTGACCCCTTCCGGAAAAGTGATCATTTTGATGAAAGACGGTCAAACTACTGGAGGGTATCCTCGAATTTTACAGCTTTCAGAAAAATCTATTTCCATACTTGCACAAAAACGATATTTGGATGAGTTATCCTTTCAACTGATATAA
- a CDS encoding aldehyde dehydrogenase, with amino-acid sequence MNTTISKNVQAQRNFFLTQETKDLTFRREALERLQKEIIEREDAICDAIYADFKKPHFETLATETQFVLAELKLVLKKLNSWARPKSVSSSWLNFPSTDKIYKEPYGSVLIIAPWNYPFQLALLPLVGAVAAGNTVVLKPSEVTPNTSKIIQNIITAVFAKEHVTVIEGGVEASQDLLKERWDYIFFTGSTRVGQIVYESAAKHLTPVTLELGGKNPCIVDETGSLDLAAKRICWGKFLNAGQTCIAPDYILVHKSIKEAFIQSLVKMIEAAYGKNLKNSSDYARTVSAAHFNNLKDMLVGETILFGGETDSKDNYISITLVDEPHLDSKLMYGEIFGPILPILSYETEDDIHKVVNKYGKPLATYVFSNNKTFQNKIIRKYSFGGGAINDTIIQVANKKLPFGGVGGSGIGAYHGKTTFELFTHHKPIVHRATWLDVPFRYPPYSLPIKFAKKLKNLL; translated from the coding sequence ATGAACACTACAATTTCTAAAAACGTACAAGCACAACGTAATTTTTTTCTAACCCAGGAAACCAAAGATCTTACTTTTAGAAGAGAAGCACTGGAAAGACTCCAAAAAGAGATTATAGAACGTGAAGATGCTATTTGCGATGCTATTTATGCTGATTTTAAAAAACCCCATTTTGAAACGCTGGCCACCGAAACGCAATTTGTTTTGGCAGAATTAAAATTGGTATTAAAAAAACTAAATTCTTGGGCACGACCAAAAAGTGTTTCCTCTTCGTGGTTGAACTTCCCTTCCACCGATAAAATATACAAGGAACCCTATGGTTCCGTCCTCATCATTGCTCCTTGGAACTACCCTTTTCAGTTGGCCCTTTTGCCATTGGTAGGAGCTGTGGCCGCAGGGAATACTGTGGTGCTAAAACCGTCCGAAGTAACCCCTAACACCTCAAAAATCATTCAGAATATTATAACTGCTGTTTTTGCAAAAGAACATGTGACGGTCATTGAAGGTGGTGTTGAGGCATCCCAAGATCTTTTAAAAGAAAGGTGGGATTATATCTTTTTTACGGGAAGCACCCGGGTCGGACAAATTGTATATGAAAGCGCGGCCAAACATCTGACTCCCGTTACTTTGGAACTAGGAGGCAAAAACCCTTGTATTGTTGATGAGACAGGTTCATTGGACCTTGCGGCAAAAAGAATTTGCTGGGGAAAGTTTTTAAATGCCGGGCAAACCTGCATAGCCCCGGATTATATTTTGGTCCATAAATCAATTAAAGAGGCGTTTATACAATCTTTAGTCAAAATGATCGAGGCTGCATACGGAAAAAATTTAAAAAACTCTTCAGATTATGCCCGAACGGTAAGCGCTGCCCATTTCAATAATCTAAAGGATATGCTTGTTGGGGAAACTATTCTCTTCGGAGGTGAAACAGATTCGAAGGATAATTACATCTCCATTACTTTGGTTGACGAGCCACACTTGGACAGCAAATTGATGTATGGAGAAATATTTGGGCCCATCCTACCCATTCTCTCCTATGAAACTGAAGATGATATCCATAAGGTGGTAAATAAGTACGGCAAGCCATTGGCTACCTATGTTTTTTCGAACAACAAAACATTTCAAAATAAGATTATCCGAAAATATAGTTTTGGAGGGGGTGCAATAAATGATACGATCATACAAGTGGCCAATAAGAAGTTACCGTTTGGTGGCGTTGGTGGCAGTGGTATAGGGGCCTACCATGGAAAAACCACCTTTGAACTCTTCACACATCACAAACCCATTGTGCATAGGGCAACCTGGTTGGATGTTCCTTTTAGGTACCCCCCTTATTCATTGCCCATCAAATTTGCCAAAAAATTAAAGAATCTGCTGTAG
- the ilvD gene encoding dihydroxy-acid dehydratase — translation MELNKYSKNVTQDPTQPAAQAMLHAIGLTDADLAKPLIGIGSTGYEGNPCNMHLNDLSKHVKDGVNAGGAVGLIFNTIGVSDGISMGTYGMRYSLPSRDIIADSMETVVQAMNYDGLVTVVGCDKNMPGALMAMIRLDRPSLLVYGGTIASGCLNGKKLDVVSAFEAWGEKVAGTMNEEDYKSVIHNACPGAGACGGMYTANTMASAIEALGMAMPYNSSNPATGKEKKDDCVNSGKALQNLLEKDIKPSDIITRKSFENAIRLVTVLGGSTNAVLHFLAIAKAAEIEFTLDDFQKISDTTPFLADLKPSGKYLMEDVHRVGGTPAVMKFMLENGMLHGDCLTVTGKTVAENLAEVPSLSDGQDVVRPLDNPIKATGHIRILYGNLAEEGSVAKITGKEGVYFSGPAKVYDGEFLANDGIRKGEVKKGNVVVIRYEGPKGGPGMPEMLKPTAAIMGVGLGKDVALITDGRFSGGTHGFVVGHVAPEAQDGGTIGLLEDGDIVTIDAEKNSISVDLSDDEIQARKAKWQQPPLKVSKGSLYKYAKMVSSASQGCVTDEF, via the coding sequence ATGGAGCTCAACAAATACAGTAAGAACGTAACACAAGATCCTACCCAACCTGCTGCCCAAGCCATGTTACACGCCATCGGTCTTACCGATGCCGACCTGGCGAAACCACTTATCGGAATTGGAAGTACAGGATATGAGGGAAATCCTTGTAACATGCATTTAAATGATTTGTCCAAACATGTAAAAGACGGTGTAAATGCAGGGGGTGCTGTTGGCTTAATATTCAATACCATTGGCGTAAGTGATGGTATCTCCATGGGAACCTATGGGATGCGTTATTCTTTGCCTTCAAGAGATATTATTGCAGATTCCATGGAAACTGTAGTACAGGCTATGAACTATGATGGTTTGGTAACCGTAGTTGGCTGTGATAAAAATATGCCAGGAGCACTAATGGCAATGATAAGGCTTGATAGACCTTCTCTATTGGTTTATGGGGGTACTATCGCATCGGGCTGTCTCAATGGAAAAAAATTAGATGTCGTTTCTGCTTTTGAAGCTTGGGGGGAAAAGGTTGCAGGCACCATGAATGAAGAAGACTATAAAAGTGTCATCCACAATGCCTGTCCTGGTGCTGGAGCCTGTGGTGGAATGTATACTGCAAATACCATGGCCTCTGCCATAGAGGCATTGGGAATGGCCATGCCCTATAACTCTTCCAATCCGGCAACCGGAAAAGAGAAGAAGGATGACTGTGTCAATTCAGGGAAGGCCTTACAGAATTTATTGGAAAAGGATATTAAGCCCAGTGATATTATCACAAGGAAGTCTTTCGAGAATGCGATCCGTTTGGTTACTGTTCTTGGGGGATCCACGAATGCGGTACTACACTTTTTGGCAATAGCCAAGGCCGCAGAGATAGAATTTACGTTGGACGATTTCCAAAAAATTAGTGATACCACACCATTTTTGGCCGATCTAAAGCCAAGTGGAAAGTATTTAATGGAAGATGTGCACAGGGTAGGTGGTACCCCGGCAGTAATGAAGTTTATGCTTGAAAATGGGATGCTACATGGCGATTGCTTAACCGTCACTGGGAAAACAGTGGCTGAAAATCTCGCGGAAGTACCAAGCCTGTCAGATGGTCAAGATGTGGTAAGGCCATTGGATAACCCAATTAAGGCAACAGGACATATCCGAATATTGTACGGCAACCTTGCAGAAGAAGGATCCGTTGCAAAAATAACTGGGAAAGAAGGAGTATATTTTTCTGGCCCGGCCAAAGTATATGATGGCGAATTTTTGGCCAATGATGGAATACGAAAGGGAGAGGTGAAAAAAGGAAATGTTGTGGTTATCCGTTACGAGGGACCAAAAGGTGGACCAGGAATGCCAGAGATGTTGAAGCCTACAGCGGCCATTATGGGCGTTGGTCTTGGGAAGGATGTTGCTTTGATCACGGACGGTAGATTTTCAGGTGGTACCCATGGTTTTGTTGTGGGACACGTGGCACCGGAGGCGCAAGATGGAGGAACTATTGGCCTTTTGGAAGATGGGGATATCGTTACCATTGATGCTGAAAAGAATAGTATTAGTGTAGACCTATCGGATGATGAAATCCAAGCCAGAAAGGCAAAATGGCAACAACCACCTTTAAAAGTGAGTAAAGGAAGTTTATACAAATATGCAAAAATGGTTTCATCTGCCTCCCAAGGTTGTGTTACCGACGAATTTTAA
- the ilvB gene encoding biosynthetic-type acetolactate synthase large subunit: METVKEKKTAVQKKATIKISGAEAIIHCLLAEGVDLIYGYPGGAIMPVYDELYKFQDRLTHILTRHEQGATHAAQGYARVSGKVGVAMATSGPGATNLVTGLADAQIDSTPMVCITGQVARHLLGSDAFQETDIIGISTPVTKWNYQVTEASEIPEILAKAFYIAKSGRPGPVLIDITKNAQFDELDFSYEPCKAVRSYNPFPKPKMKDIEAAAKMINEAKKPYIIFGQGVILGQAEEQLKELVEKAGIPAAWTILGLSAMDTAHPLNVGMVGMHGNYGPNVLTNECDLLVAIGMRFDDRVTGNLQTYAKQAKVIHFEIDPAEINKNVKADIGVLGNAKESLELLLPLIKKNSHESWHQEFKNKYQIEFDTVINKDIHPTKEGLTMGEVIEQINIASNHKAVIVSDVGQHQMIACRYAKFKQSKSNITSGGLGTMGFALPAAIGAKMGAMDREVVAIIGDGGYQMTIQELGTIFQNKTPVKIVVLNNEHLGMVRQWQELFFEKRYASTVMTNPDFVKIAEGYDIKAKRVTERKDLAAVVAEMMASKDAFFLEVKVEQEDNVFPMIPTGASVSDIRLK, encoded by the coding sequence ATGGAAACAGTAAAAGAGAAAAAGACGGCAGTGCAGAAGAAGGCTACCATTAAAATAAGCGGAGCTGAAGCCATAATACATTGTTTGTTGGCAGAAGGTGTGGATTTGATCTACGGATACCCTGGAGGTGCCATTATGCCCGTTTATGATGAACTATATAAGTTTCAGGATAGATTGACCCACATTCTCACCCGTCATGAGCAGGGGGCCACCCATGCTGCGCAAGGATATGCCAGGGTTTCTGGGAAAGTAGGGGTAGCCATGGCCACCTCAGGTCCAGGAGCCACAAATTTGGTCACAGGTTTGGCAGATGCACAAATAGATTCAACTCCAATGGTCTGTATTACAGGACAGGTTGCACGACATTTATTGGGTTCCGATGCTTTCCAGGAGACCGATATCATTGGAATTTCTACCCCGGTGACCAAATGGAATTATCAGGTGACCGAAGCATCCGAAATCCCGGAAATACTGGCCAAAGCTTTTTATATAGCTAAATCAGGTCGCCCTGGGCCTGTACTTATCGATATCACAAAAAATGCCCAGTTTGACGAATTGGATTTTAGCTATGAACCCTGTAAAGCGGTTAGGAGCTATAATCCGTTTCCAAAACCTAAAATGAAGGACATAGAGGCTGCAGCTAAAATGATCAATGAGGCAAAAAAACCGTATATCATATTTGGTCAAGGGGTCATTTTAGGGCAAGCAGAGGAGCAATTGAAGGAATTGGTAGAAAAGGCAGGTATTCCTGCGGCTTGGACCATTTTGGGGCTTTCCGCAATGGATACAGCTCATCCTCTGAACGTAGGAATGGTGGGCATGCATGGTAATTATGGCCCAAATGTACTTACTAATGAATGTGATCTTTTGGTAGCCATAGGAATGCGTTTCGATGATAGGGTTACAGGAAATTTACAAACCTATGCCAAACAGGCCAAAGTTATTCACTTCGAAATTGATCCTGCGGAAATAAATAAAAACGTAAAAGCCGATATAGGAGTTTTGGGCAATGCAAAAGAAAGCTTAGAGCTATTATTACCGTTGATTAAGAAGAACTCACATGAATCTTGGCATCAGGAATTCAAGAATAAATATCAAATAGAATTTGATACGGTCATCAATAAGGATATCCATCCTACAAAAGAGGGATTGACCATGGGTGAGGTCATCGAACAGATCAATATAGCCTCCAATCATAAGGCCGTTATTGTATCCGACGTTGGGCAGCATCAAATGATAGCTTGTAGGTACGCAAAATTCAAACAATCGAAAAGTAATATTACCTCCGGAGGCCTTGGTACTATGGGCTTCGCCCTACCTGCGGCAATTGGTGCCAAAATGGGGGCTATGGACAGGGAAGTGGTTGCTATTATCGGTGATGGCGGATATCAAATGACCATTCAGGAATTGGGAACTATTTTTCAAAATAAAACTCCTGTTAAAATTGTGGTACTGAACAACGAGCATTTGGGCATGGTACGCCAATGGCAGGAACTCTTTTTTGAAAAGAGATATGCATCAACTGTGATGACCAATCCAGATTTTGTAAAGATTGCTGAAGGATATGATATCAAAGCAAAAAGAGTGACAGAACGCAAGGATCTAGCCGCCGTTGTTGCAGAAATGATGGCATCAAAAGACGCCTTTTTCTTGGAAGTTAAAGTTGAACAAGAGGATAACGTATTTCCGATGATTCCAACAGGTGCCTCGGTTTCAGATATCAGACTGAAATAG
- the ilvN gene encoding acetolactate synthase small subunit, with product MEKEWFTISVYSENNVGLLNRISGIFLKRHINIEGLNVSKSEIEGISKFTIVVFTTQEWVRKIVGQIEKQIEVIRAFYHTDEETIYQESALFKIASNLLFDERQIQNIIKDNNAQIVTVSRDFFVVAKSGRRPEVNEMYSQLKPYGIMQFVRSGRIAVSKAEMQISALLEEFQTTNK from the coding sequence ATGGAAAAAGAGTGGTTCACCATATCGGTATATTCAGAAAACAATGTTGGATTGTTGAATAGGATATCTGGAATATTTTTAAAAAGACACATCAATATTGAGGGGTTAAATGTCTCAAAATCAGAAATTGAAGGAATTTCAAAATTCACTATAGTGGTATTTACTACCCAGGAATGGGTGCGTAAAATTGTGGGACAGATCGAAAAGCAGATCGAAGTCATAAGGGCTTTTTACCACACCGATGAGGAAACTATTTATCAAGAGTCGGCCTTATTTAAAATAGCCTCCAATTTACTGTTCGATGAACGACAGATACAAAACATAATTAAGGACAACAACGCGCAGATCGTAACCGTGTCCAGGGACTTTTTTGTAGTGGCAAAATCAGGTAGACGTCCCGAAGTAAACGAAATGTACAGCCAGTTAAAACCTTATGGTATCATGCAGTTTGTCCGTTCAGGAAGAATTGCAGTATCCAAAGCGGAAATGCAGATTTCTGCCTTATTGGAGGAATTTCAAACAACAAATAAATAA